A region of Staphylococcus sp. IVB6181 DNA encodes the following proteins:
- the queE gene encoding 7-carboxy-7-deazaguanine synthase QueE has protein sequence MAKIPVLEIFGPTIQGEGRVIGRKTMFVRTAGCDYRCSWCDSSFTWDGSMKDEIQMMTAKEIYERLYEIGGDCFNHVTISGGNPALIKGIQDLVDLFETKGIESALETQGSRFQPWMRQINDLTISPKPPSSGMQPNLQILDEVIEQCVKESLNLKVVVFDDKDYDFAKAMHHRYPDIPFYLQVGNPYLDDEVENHTQRLLKRYEDLVETVMKSSDMNQVYVLPQLHTLLWSNMKGV, from the coding sequence ATGGCTAAAATTCCTGTATTAGAAATCTTCGGCCCTACTATACAAGGCGAAGGCCGTGTCATTGGACGTAAAACTATGTTTGTGCGCACAGCAGGCTGTGATTACCGATGCAGCTGGTGTGATTCTAGTTTTACATGGGACGGCAGTATGAAAGATGAGATTCAAATGATGACCGCAAAAGAAATTTATGAACGTTTATATGAAATCGGCGGCGATTGTTTTAACCATGTCACTATCTCAGGTGGCAACCCTGCTTTAATCAAAGGTATTCAGGACTTGGTAGATCTGTTTGAAACTAAAGGTATAGAAAGCGCACTCGAAACACAAGGCAGCCGCTTCCAGCCATGGATGCGCCAAATCAACGATTTAACAATCAGTCCGAAACCGCCAAGTTCAGGTATGCAGCCGAACTTGCAGATTTTAGATGAAGTCATTGAACAATGTGTCAAAGAATCACTCAATTTAAAAGTCGTTGTCTTTGATGATAAGGATTATGATTTTGCGAAAGCTATGCATCATCGCTATCCGGATATTCCATTCTATTTACAAGTGGGCAATCCTTATTTAGATGATGAAGTAGAAAATCATACACAACGTTTGCTTAAACGTTATGAAGACCTCGTTGAAACAGTGATGAAAAGCAGCGATATGAATCAAGTCTATGTTTTACCGCAATTGCATACTTTACTTTGGAGCAATATGAAAGGTGTTTAA
- the ltaS gene encoding polyglycerol-phosphate lipoteichoic acid synthase LtaS, translating to MSLQKKKISIFVFFLLTVLTVSLKTYFAYYVDFSLGVKGLVQNLILLMNPYSLLALILSVFLFFKGKKAFWFMLIGGFLLTFLLYANVVYFRFFSDFLTFSTLNQAGNVESMGGAVSASFKWYDFVYFIDTIVYLFILIFKSSWLNTRTFSKKFVPVVMAVSVALFFLNLAFAETDRPELLTRTFDHKYLVKYLGPYNFTVYDGVKSIQNHQEKAMASEDDLTKVLNYTKQRQSEVKPNPEYFGAGKKKNVIKIHLESFQTFLINKKVNGKEVTPFLNKLSSGQEGYRYYPNFFHQTGQGKTSDAEFTLDNSLYGLPQGSAYSLKGSNTYQSLPAILDQKRGYTSNVMHGDYKTFWNRDQVYKHFGIDKFYDATYYDMSPENIENLGLKDKPFFKESAEYQSKMKQPFYSHLITLTNHYPFTLSPDEAGIEKPNTGDSTVDGYVQTANYMDSALEEYINDLKKKGLYEDSVIIIYGDHYGISENHNKAMEKLLGEEITPAKFMDLNRTGLWMKVPGKEGGVDNTYGGQIDVMPTLLNLEGINTDNFLMLGTDLLSKNHKEVVPFRNGDFITPEYKYVNGKAYDNKTNQPLPKEPADLQKNKQQVEKDLEMSDSVLNGDLFRFYKNPDFKKIDPSKYQYKAGPKGSEKK from the coding sequence ATGAGTCTGCAGAAAAAGAAAATAAGCATATTTGTCTTCTTCTTGCTTACCGTACTAACCGTAAGTTTGAAGACGTATTTTGCTTATTATGTTGATTTTTCTTTAGGAGTTAAGGGATTAGTCCAAAATTTGATTTTGTTAATGAATCCATACAGCTTACTCGCATTAATACTTAGCGTATTCTTGTTCTTTAAAGGTAAGAAAGCGTTCTGGTTTATGCTTATCGGCGGATTCTTATTAACTTTCTTGCTTTACGCGAACGTTGTTTACTTTAGATTCTTCTCAGACTTTTTGACATTCAGTACTTTAAATCAAGCGGGCAACGTTGAATCTATGGGCGGTGCAGTATCTGCGTCGTTCAAATGGTATGACTTCGTATACTTCATTGATACGATTGTTTACCTGTTTATCTTAATCTTTAAATCAAGCTGGTTAAATACACGTACTTTCAGCAAGAAGTTCGTACCAGTTGTAATGGCAGTTTCAGTTGCTTTATTCTTCTTGAACTTAGCATTTGCGGAAACTGACCGTCCTGAATTATTAACTCGTACATTCGACCATAAGTATTTAGTTAAATATCTTGGACCATACAACTTCACAGTTTATGATGGTGTGAAATCTATTCAAAACCATCAAGAAAAAGCAATGGCATCTGAAGATGATTTAACAAAAGTACTTAACTATACAAAACAAAGACAATCAGAAGTAAAGCCTAATCCAGAATACTTTGGTGCAGGTAAAAAGAAAAATGTTATTAAAATCCATTTAGAAAGTTTCCAAACTTTCTTGATCAACAAAAAAGTCAATGGTAAAGAAGTAACGCCTTTCCTTAACAAATTGTCATCAGGACAAGAAGGCTACAGATATTATCCGAACTTCTTCCACCAAACTGGACAAGGTAAAACATCTGATGCGGAATTTACATTGGATAACAGCTTATACGGTTTACCGCAAGGTTCAGCTTATTCATTGAAAGGATCTAATACGTATCAATCATTACCTGCCATTCTTGATCAAAAACGCGGTTATACAAGCAATGTAATGCATGGTGACTACAAAACTTTCTGGAACCGTGACCAAGTCTACAAACATTTCGGTATCGATAAATTCTACGATGCAACATATTATGACATGAGTCCGGAAAACATCGAAAACTTAGGATTGAAAGATAAACCGTTCTTCAAAGAATCAGCGGAATATCAATCTAAGATGAAGCAACCATTCTACTCACACTTGATTACATTGACAAACCATTACCCATTCACTTTATCTCCGGATGAAGCGGGAATTGAAAAACCAAACACTGGTGATTCAACAGTAGATGGTTATGTTCAAACTGCGAACTATATGGATAGTGCTTTAGAAGAATATATTAATGATTTGAAGAAAAAAGGTCTTTATGAAGACTCTGTAATCATCATTTATGGTGACCACTACGGTATTTCTGAAAACCATAATAAAGCAATGGAAAAACTTTTAGGCGAAGAAATTACACCAGCGAAATTCATGGACTTGAACCGTACTGGTTTATGGATGAAAGTTCCTGGTAAAGAAGGCGGCGTAGACAATACTTACGGCGGACAAATCGACGTAATGCCTACATTGCTTAACTTAGAAGGTATCAATACAGATAACTTCTTAATGCTGGGTACAGATTTATTATCTAAAAACCATAAAGAAGTTGTACCATTCAGAAACGGTGATTTCATCACTCCTGAATACAAATATGTAAATGGTAAAGCATACGATAATAAAACGAACCAACCATTGCCTAAAGAACCTGCAGACTTGCAGAAAAATAAACAACAAGTCGAAAAAGACTTGGAAATGAGCGACAGCGTTCTTAATGGTGATTTATTCAGATTCTATAAAAACCCAGACTTCAAAAAAATTGATCCATCTAAATATCAATATAAAGCAGGACCAAAAGGTTCTGAGAAAAAATAA
- a CDS encoding anthranilate synthase component I family protein encodes MLAQFNFRYYTNETEYKQYQYAFNQLKEKRIAYRLEEVKDVIDFAEQAQQAGSFVGVYLPYEAAPAFNAQMEVHTSKQSPYVYAAAYVFEAPVDREQTVKAEQPEHLQFQFYLPESTMIAHIQHVQAMIVEGNTYQVNYTTRMFDDIRMPIAAMYRYLTRSSHGNYTALIDTDELEVASISPELFFQRGSFKSMQDVVLSKPMKGTMQRGKDETEDQYYYQQLKQSEKDQAENVMIVDLLRNDIARIAEPGSVKVYQPFHIEKYQTVFQMTSMVTGQLPSNTSLHRIFTALFPCGSITGAPKLNTMRYIKALESTPRHVYCGTIGLMLPKGPSIFNVPIRTVQYIGGKAVYGVGAGITIDSDPEAEVAEFKAKTKILEQ; translated from the coding sequence TTGTTAGCTCAATTTAACTTTCGTTATTACACTAATGAAACAGAATATAAGCAATATCAATACGCGTTTAATCAGTTGAAAGAGAAGCGGATTGCTTATCGCTTAGAAGAGGTTAAAGATGTCATCGACTTTGCGGAACAAGCACAACAAGCAGGCAGCTTTGTAGGTGTTTATCTGCCTTATGAAGCAGCACCTGCCTTCAATGCACAAATGGAAGTTCATACATCAAAGCAATCACCGTATGTTTATGCGGCGGCTTATGTATTCGAAGCACCTGTTGATAGAGAACAGACAGTAAAAGCAGAACAGCCAGAACACCTGCAATTTCAATTTTATCTGCCTGAATCGACGATGATTGCACATATTCAACATGTTCAAGCTATGATTGTGGAAGGGAATACGTACCAAGTCAATTACACGACACGTATGTTTGATGATATCCGTATGCCTATAGCGGCTATGTATCGTTATCTTACAAGAAGCAGCCACGGAAATTATACGGCACTCATTGATACAGATGAATTAGAAGTGGCTTCAATTTCACCGGAATTGTTCTTTCAACGCGGCAGCTTTAAGTCGATGCAAGATGTTGTCTTAAGTAAACCGATGAAAGGTACGATGCAAAGAGGCAAGGATGAAACAGAAGATCAATATTATTATCAGCAACTGAAACAATCGGAAAAGGACCAAGCTGAGAATGTTATGATTGTTGATTTGTTGCGTAATGATATTGCACGTATCGCTGAGCCGGGCAGTGTCAAAGTATATCAGCCGTTTCATATTGAAAAGTACCAAACAGTCTTTCAAATGACGAGCATGGTCACTGGGCAATTGCCAAGCAATACTTCCTTGCATCGTATATTTACAGCACTGTTCCCATGCGGTTCCATTACAGGGGCACCGAAACTGAATACCATGCGCTATATCAAAGCACTAGAAAGTACACCTAGACATGTTTATTGCGGTACTATCGGTTTAATGCTTCCTAAAGGGCCTTCGATTTTCAATGTGCCGATTCGTACAGTGCAGTATATCGGAGGCAAGGCAGTTTATGGTGTCGGTGCCGGTATTACGATTGATTCAGACCCAGAAGCAGAAGTGGCAGAATTCAAAGCGAAAACTAAAATATTGGAGCAGTGA
- a CDS encoding ABC-F family ATP-binding cassette domain-containing protein, whose product MEAYKIEHLHKSYADKIIFDDLHLSVSEHERIGLVGINGTGKSTLLKVIAGLDDDFEAEVNCPNAYRIRYSSQKQDLNQDHTVLEEVLSADTDAVKLIKNYETAVQRYSETQSDKDFQQMMNAQEAMDQAEAWDYSAEVKTILSKLGIHDTSKPVSALSGGQQKRVVLAKTLIEQPDLLLLDEPTNHLDFDSIKWLINYVKQYPHTVLFVTHDRYFLNEVSTRIVELDRGKLTTYPGNYEDYIAMRAENEQIEQQQNQKARQLYKQELAWMRAGAKARTTKQQARINRFGDLEAQVKNQTTRESGQLNLAHSRLGKQVFELDDVSKRIGDKTLFEHVTQIIQNGQQIGIVGPNGAGKTTLLNVLAGEDTDFDGDLKIGLTVKTAYFKQTDERLDRDIRVIDFLREESEVAKEKDGTTVSVTQLLERFLFPSATHGKKVYKLSGGEQKRLYLLRLLVHQPNVLLLDEPTNDLDTETLTILEDYIATFGGTVITVSHDRYFLNKVAQEYWYVHDGKIERVIGSFEDCENYKQAQEKQKETVKTQPKALIERQRKGLSYKEKREYETVMERIEHTETRLEEIEQEMIDASDDYGKIQELNTEKEALETQYEADITRWSELEELKEQ is encoded by the coding sequence ATGGAAGCATATAAAATTGAACATTTACATAAATCATACGCAGATAAGATTATTTTTGATGACTTGCACTTATCTGTCTCAGAGCATGAACGTATTGGACTTGTAGGTATTAATGGGACAGGGAAGAGTACATTGTTAAAAGTGATTGCAGGACTAGATGATGACTTTGAAGCAGAAGTCAATTGTCCGAATGCTTATCGCATACGCTATTCTTCGCAAAAACAAGACTTGAATCAAGACCATACAGTGCTTGAAGAAGTGTTAAGTGCAGATACAGATGCTGTAAAGCTCATTAAAAATTACGAAACAGCTGTACAGCGCTACAGCGAAACACAAAGCGATAAAGACTTCCAGCAAATGATGAACGCACAAGAAGCAATGGATCAAGCAGAGGCATGGGATTACAGTGCTGAAGTGAAAACGATTCTATCTAAACTCGGCATTCATGATACATCTAAACCAGTAAGTGCGTTATCTGGCGGTCAGCAAAAGCGTGTGGTTTTAGCAAAAACTTTAATTGAACAACCGGATTTATTGCTTTTAGACGAACCGACCAACCATTTAGATTTTGATTCGATTAAATGGCTGATTAATTATGTGAAGCAATATCCGCACACTGTCTTGTTTGTGACGCACGACCGTTATTTCTTAAATGAAGTATCGACACGTATTGTGGAACTGGATAGAGGCAAATTAACTACCTATCCCGGTAATTATGAAGACTATATTGCGATGCGTGCAGAAAATGAACAAATCGAACAGCAGCAAAATCAAAAAGCACGTCAATTGTATAAACAAGAACTTGCATGGATGCGTGCGGGTGCTAAAGCCAGAACGACTAAGCAGCAAGCACGTATTAATCGTTTCGGCGACTTAGAAGCACAAGTGAAGAATCAAACAACACGAGAAAGCGGACAGTTGAATTTAGCGCATTCAAGACTAGGCAAACAAGTCTTTGAATTAGATGATGTATCAAAACGTATCGGAGATAAGACGTTATTTGAGCATGTGACGCAAATTATTCAAAACGGCCAGCAAATCGGTATTGTGGGACCGAATGGTGCAGGTAAAACAACGTTATTGAATGTTTTAGCTGGAGAAGATACAGACTTTGACGGTGATTTGAAAATCGGATTAACTGTAAAAACAGCTTATTTCAAACAAACTGATGAGCGTTTAGACAGGGATATACGTGTCATTGATTTCTTGCGTGAAGAAAGCGAAGTCGCAAAAGAAAAAGACGGCACAACTGTTTCAGTCACACAGTTGTTAGAACGTTTCTTATTCCCAAGTGCAACACACGGCAAGAAAGTCTATAAATTATCCGGCGGAGAACAAAAGCGTTTGTATTTGCTGAGATTGTTAGTACATCAACCGAATGTGCTGCTGCTTGATGAGCCGACCAATGACTTGGATACTGAAACATTAACAATCCTTGAAGACTATATTGCGACGTTCGGCGGTACAGTCATCACTGTCAGCCATGATCGCTACTTCTTAAATAAAGTGGCACAAGAATATTGGTATGTACATGATGGTAAAATCGAACGTGTTATCGGAAGTTTTGAGGATTGTGAAAATTATAAACAAGCACAAGAAAAACAAAAGGAAACTGTGAAAACACAGCCGAAAGCACTGATAGAAAGACAAAGAAAAGGGTTGTCTTATAAAGAAAAACGTGAATACGAAACTGTTATGGAGCGTATTGAACATACAGAAACGCGTCTAGAGGAAATAGAACAAGAGATGATAGACGCAAGCGACGACTACGGTAAAATTCAAGAATTAAACACAGAGAAAGAAGCGTTAGAGACACAGTATGAAGCTGACATCACACGATGGAGCGAGCTTGAAGAATTAAAAGAACAATAA
- the pxpB gene encoding 5-oxoprolinase subunit PxpB yields the protein MKIYSQGDQAIVVSVEKEVTQHTTEDLLALRKYLLDQNYPFITEIVPTESDMMIVYNARDMIKHHHIASPFQYMTDLLHSIKIEVKHGDAVNMPTELPVYYGGEYGPDLAELAAYFKMTEEEFIQLHAHKTYFVSMMGYSPGFPYLTGLNERIYVNHTGSEQKFIPAGSVILEGKKCGVVTTDTYGDWLVIGYTPVRLFNPEKEDFTLLKLGDTVRFKPADPENAAVGGNEHVNHN from the coding sequence ATGAAAATATATAGTCAAGGTGACCAAGCCATCGTGGTTTCTGTGGAAAAAGAAGTCACACAACATACAACAGAAGATTTGTTAGCATTGCGTAAATACTTATTAGATCAAAATTATCCGTTTATTACTGAAATTGTGCCGACAGAATCGGATATGATGATTGTTTATAATGCGCGAGATATGATTAAGCATCACCATATCGCGTCTCCGTTTCAATACATGACGGATTTGCTGCACTCTATTAAAATTGAAGTCAAACACGGGGATGCAGTGAATATGCCGACAGAATTACCAGTGTATTACGGCGGAGAATACGGACCGGATTTAGCTGAGCTCGCAGCGTATTTCAAAATGACTGAAGAAGAATTTATTCAATTGCATGCGCATAAAACGTATTTTGTTTCAATGATGGGCTATTCACCTGGTTTTCCATATTTAACAGGATTGAATGAACGTATTTATGTCAATCATACGGGCAGCGAACAAAAATTCATTCCTGCAGGCTCCGTTATTTTAGAAGGTAAGAAATGCGGTGTAGTGACAACAGATACATATGGCGACTGGCTTGTGATCGGTTATACACCTGTACGTTTATTCAACCCAGAGAAAGAAGACTTTACTTTATTGAAATTAGGAGATACGGTGCGTTTTAAACCGGCAGATCCTGAAAATGCAGCAGTAGGAGGCAATGAGCATGTCAATCATAATTGA
- the queC gene encoding 7-cyano-7-deazaguanine synthase QueC, translating into MAPHTLDDKKALVVFSGGQDSTTCLFYAKEKFDEVELVTFQYGQRHDTEIEVAKKIAQEQGLKHHVLDMSLLSQLTPNALTQHELKIEDTDDGVPNTFVPARNLLFLSFAGALAYQIKARHIITGVCETDFSGYPDCRDDFVKSMNITLNLSMDKNFVIHTPLMWLDKKETWALSDQLGVLDYVRNETLTCYNGIIADGCGECPACKLRKRGLDAYLAEKGVK; encoded by the coding sequence ATGGCACCCCATACCCTTGACGATAAAAAGGCATTAGTCGTCTTCAGCGGCGGACAAGACAGTACAACTTGTTTATTTTACGCGAAAGAAAAATTCGATGAAGTCGAACTTGTCACATTTCAGTATGGTCAAAGACATGATACTGAAATCGAAGTAGCGAAGAAAATTGCACAAGAACAAGGCCTTAAACACCATGTTTTAGACATGTCTTTATTATCTCAACTGACACCTAATGCACTTACACAACATGAACTGAAAATCGAAGACACAGATGATGGTGTTCCAAATACTTTTGTGCCGGCACGCAACCTATTATTCTTATCATTTGCAGGTGCACTGGCTTATCAAATTAAAGCACGCCACATCATAACAGGTGTTTGCGAAACAGACTTCTCCGGCTATCCAGATTGCCGAGACGACTTTGTCAAATCGATGAATATCACATTAAACCTATCTATGGATAAAAACTTTGTTATCCATACACCTTTAATGTGGTTAGATAAGAAAGAAACTTGGGCCTTAAGCGATCAACTTGGCGTTTTAGATTATGTCAGAAACGAAACATTAACTTGCTATAACGGGATTATCGCAGACGGCTGCGGTGAATGCCCTGCTTGTAAATTACGCAAACGCGGTTTAGATGCTTATTTAGCAGAAAAAGGAGTGAAATAA
- the queD gene encoding 6-carboxytetrahydropterin synthase QueD, with product MLQQIYPTVAHPYAFELNKDFHFAAAHYIPCDDAGKCVRTHGHTYFVNLTIVGDELDHSGFLINFAALKKEIHEQFDHYLLNDLPQFKDKMPSTEVVAQTICDITEQILEKQPNQPKCAQVYLRETPSSYVVYRPKAFRNG from the coding sequence TTGTTACAGCAAATTTATCCAACTGTCGCCCATCCATACGCATTCGAACTTAATAAAGATTTCCATTTTGCGGCTGCACATTATATTCCTTGCGACGATGCAGGAAAATGTGTACGTACGCATGGTCACACATACTTTGTAAATCTGACAATCGTCGGAGATGAACTTGATCACAGCGGTTTCTTAATCAACTTTGCGGCTCTAAAGAAAGAAATTCATGAACAATTCGATCATTATTTATTGAATGATTTACCGCAATTCAAAGATAAAATGCCATCTACAGAAGTCGTAGCACAAACGATTTGCGACATCACAGAACAAATTTTAGAAAAACAGCCGAATCAGCCAAAATGCGCACAAGTCTATTTAAGAGAAACACCATCAAGCTACGTAGTCTATCGACCAAAGGCGTTTCGCAATGGCTAA
- a CDS encoding aminodeoxychorismate/anthranilate synthase component II, which translates to MIIMIDNKDSFTYNLVDYLATESKEEIQVIDVDAVDIASMRAMQPTAIVISPGPGRPSDYPILHQVVETFSTTTPILGVCLGFQLLIEHYGGAIIHNDRPVHGHTTKITHNDKGIFHGLPKQFHVMRYHSLCADAARIPECLEVTAQNDAGIIMAVAHQNYPVYGVQYHPESILSEYGHEQIRLFLQQAGESLVSSI; encoded by the coding sequence ATGATCATAATGATAGATAACAAAGATTCATTTACATACAATTTGGTAGATTATTTGGCGACTGAAAGCAAAGAAGAGATTCAAGTCATTGATGTTGATGCAGTGGATATCGCATCCATGCGTGCCATGCAGCCCACAGCCATTGTTATATCCCCAGGACCTGGACGTCCGAGCGACTATCCGATTTTGCATCAAGTAGTAGAAACCTTCAGTACAACGACACCGATTTTAGGTGTTTGTTTAGGTTTTCAGCTTTTGATTGAACATTACGGCGGTGCGATTATTCATAATGATCGGCCGGTGCACGGACATACGACAAAGATAACGCACAATGACAAAGGGATATTTCATGGACTGCCGAAACAATTTCATGTTATGCGCTATCATTCATTATGCGCAGATGCTGCGCGTATACCTGAATGTCTGGAGGTTACTGCACAAAATGATGCAGGTATCATTATGGCAGTAGCACATCAAAACTATCCGGTATATGGTGTGCAGTATCATCCGGAATCTATTTTAAGCGAATATGGACATGAACAGATTCGACTATTTCTACAACAGGCAGGTGAGTCTCTTGTTAGCTCAATTTAA
- a CDS encoding biotin-dependent carboxyltransferase family protein has translation MSIIIENPGLFSSFQDFGRQGYEHDGVIPGGALDFLAHEIANRLVANDKNEATLEMTTKMARIRFTEPTLIALSGGNFKAWTQNMRILPNKLYLVEKGDVLQFSESNRTSRVYLAIGGGVELEEWLGSTSTDFLSKIGGYQGRALQTGDAINMKRNYTKRHLKLFDNLKVTHKTDWGIDGYALSFNYMSDMFHVVLNKGAEDFDEKTLNRFTYGEYKVTSKANRAGMILEGDPVKAFYEDMPPHQSVKRGTIQVKRDGSPIILLNDHYTLGSYPQLGTIASYHLTKLAQKPQGARLKFQYIDVYTAESNLMKYSSWLQQLFHGIEYRMLQEMQK, from the coding sequence ATGTCAATCATAATTGAAAATCCAGGGCTGTTTTCTAGCTTCCAAGATTTTGGACGCCAAGGTTATGAACATGATGGCGTGATTCCCGGCGGTGCCCTTGATTTCCTAGCACATGAAATCGCAAACCGTCTGGTCGCAAATGATAAAAATGAAGCGACATTAGAAATGACGACAAAAATGGCGCGTATCCGTTTTACAGAGCCTACATTAATTGCACTTTCCGGCGGCAATTTTAAAGCGTGGACACAAAATATGCGTATTTTGCCGAATAAATTGTATTTAGTCGAAAAAGGCGATGTATTGCAGTTTTCTGAATCTAACCGTACTTCACGTGTTTACTTAGCAATCGGCGGCGGTGTGGAATTAGAAGAGTGGCTCGGTTCAACTTCTACTGACTTTTTATCTAAAATCGGCGGCTATCAAGGACGTGCATTGCAGACAGGCGATGCAATTAATATGAAACGCAACTACACAAAACGCCATTTGAAGTTATTCGATAACTTGAAAGTCACACACAAGACAGACTGGGGTATTGACGGTTATGCGTTATCTTTCAACTACATGTCTGATATGTTCCACGTTGTCTTAAACAAAGGTGCAGAGGACTTTGACGAAAAAACACTCAACCGATTTACTTACGGAGAATATAAAGTAACCAGCAAAGCGAATCGTGCCGGTATGATTTTAGAAGGCGATCCGGTGAAAGCATTCTATGAAGATATGCCGCCGCACCAATCAGTTAAGCGCGGTACGATTCAAGTGAAACGTGACGGTTCACCGATTATTTTATTAAATGACCATTACACATTAGGCAGTTATCCGCAGCTTGGAACGATTGCAAGCTATCATTTAACAAAACTTGCACAAAAGCCGCAAGGTGCACGTTTGAAATTCCAATATATTGATGTGTACACAGCTGAAAGCAACTTAATGAAATACAGCAGCTGGCTGCAACAGTTGTTCCATGGTATTGAGTACCGTATGCTGCAGGAAATGCAGAAATAA
- a CDS encoding aminotransferase class IV yields the protein MYLFETMRLEAGKIPRYAYHQARLFNSAEQLGYPLTKETFERFIQSIQQAHPTGTHRLKVMLEPSSTLTYQCVALPNKSHFTAKAQQINTDYPKWQYINKTSHREHVEHNHETDVVLYYDNKGKVLEFDIGNVLIKENEHYYTPSFENDFLRGCMRAQLLDEGKAKEKDYDISELKRKLKAGEAEIFLVNSLREVAEIEINL from the coding sequence ATGTATTTATTTGAGACGATGCGTTTAGAAGCAGGCAAAATACCAAGATATGCTTATCATCAAGCACGCTTATTCAATTCAGCTGAACAATTAGGCTACCCGTTAACTAAAGAGACTTTCGAACGCTTTATTCAATCCATTCAACAAGCACATCCGACAGGAACACACCGTTTGAAAGTGATGTTAGAACCTTCAAGCACACTGACATATCAATGTGTCGCATTGCCGAATAAATCGCACTTTACAGCGAAAGCACAACAGATAAACACCGACTATCCGAAGTGGCAATATATTAATAAAACTTCGCATAGGGAGCATGTAGAACATAATCACGAAACCGATGTGGTGTTGTATTATGATAATAAAGGCAAAGTGCTGGAATTTGATATCGGCAATGTATTGATTAAAGAAAATGAACATTATTATACACCATCCTTTGAAAATGATTTCTTGCGCGGGTGTATGCGCGCGCAATTATTAGATGAAGGCAAAGCAAAAGAAAAGGATTATGACATCTCTGAACTTAAGCGTAAGCTGAAAGCAGGGGAAGCGGAAATTTTTCTTGTAAATAGTTTGCGAGAGGTTGCCGAGATTGAGATAAATCTTTAG
- a CDS encoding GlsB/YeaQ/YmgE family stress response membrane protein → MGLIVMLIVGGLIGWLAGAILGKDIPGGILGNIIAGIVGAWLGSAIFGDWGPSLGGLAIFPALIGTILLILIVSFIFGAIHKNKRK, encoded by the coding sequence ATGGGATTAATAGTAATGTTAATCGTCGGGGGCCTAATCGGTTGGTTAGCCGGCGCTATTTTAGGTAAAGATATTCCTGGAGGAATTTTAGGAAACATTATCGCAGGTATCGTAGGTGCTTGGTTAGGTTCAGCAATCTTTGGTGATTGGGGTCCATCATTAGGCGGCCTAGCAATCTTCCCAGCATTAATCGGTACAATTCTTTTAATCTTGATTGTATCATTCATCTTTGGTGCAATTCACAAAAACAAAAGAAAATAA